ACGCCTTTGTCCTACCGGTCagtaaaagaaagacagacCAAAAATTAAGAgatttttatgcattttcatAATATCACACCTTTACATCCTTAAACTCATTTGTGAGGATGCCTCGGCATAATAGTGTGtgttgtgaaatgtgtttctctcATTACCTATCCTTGTGACACCGAGTGATCAAGATAGAAAGGTTTACAcactatatttttcttatttttgtgcGCTGCCCATATGAAAAAACTATTTGATAGTAAAATATGTACAAATGATAGGTAAATAATTCATACTgagaatttactgtaaattactcAGATTACTAAATAGCTGGGATTTATAGCATTGGGATACGTCACCTCGGTTATAGGTTGAGGTAACTTGTCAGTCTCAGAGCAGTTTACAGTGATTGTTTATAGAATATCTTCAAACACTATGTGGCTCagatttggattttattttcctataCGTAGAACGGGAAAGTGTTCATGTTTACGGGGATGCTGGATGCTGTGGCGGACATTCACCAGCTCACCATTGTCCTGGGACACGAGATGGCTCATGCTTTATTGGGACACTCTGTAAGTACATAAACCTCttcattctgtgtttgtgattgtggCAATTTTTATACCCCGATCATATCACCTATTACATCATTTAATGTAGTCCTTCACCTTACGTATGTAGTCagtcacttcatttttttaaagataattttgACATTCATAGTACACTTGGTGTTATTTTCCTGCTTCCCGGCACAGTAACAACAGGTCATTATTGTTGGTACAATAGGCAAGGATTTGTACCTGgcattgtatttatttacagaaagAATTCACTCATTGCAAATTGCAGTTGCGGGAGCGAGTCAAGCAGTTAAACACAAagtttaatgcagaaaatatgGAAACCTTTTTGGCTCTGTAAAGAATTAATAGATTTCCTGAGGCTGAAGTGATGCAGTGAACAAAGACCTGTGTATAGTATGCTGACATCTGAGAGGCTTAGATAACAGTAGCAGACCTTGCTGTGCAAGAGGATGAGTCACTGAAAACACTTTAAGTGCAAATAATGTTCAAGAACAAAGTTTAGTCATTTAGAAGCCCTTGGTACACAGAGCAGAAGTTACAGCTGGAAATCTTCCAGGTCTCTCCCACATAAGGTCATAAAATACGTATGTGGACCTCCTGTGGTTATGTGCACAACACACTGAGAGACCTGAATGTTCATCATCAGCCCCCCACTCGGTCTCAGAAGTGTAGTAATGGTGTAAGTGGCATCAGTTGCAGTGTTGTTGCATCAGCCAGTGGTAAAGACTCACTGACAGTCACCTCCAAACACTTACTAATCCTGTTTGCGCTATGATGACCAGAGTCCTGTCGACCTACGGCACTGTCATGCTTTATTCATTCTTCTCAGATGGCTGTTTTTACTAGGGCAATGAATGCCCGTTCTTGTTGTTCTAAAAAAGTGGCTAACAAAGTGGGTATTTCAAGACTTTAAATGTCCTCAGAGGAAAATGCTTGAAGGAGATTTTAATTAGATGATGGGAATGAGCATCGATGGTCTTGGTATTACCAAGTAGGTGTGCTCTATTGGATTGGCTGTTAAGACCTCTAAATCTGTTACAGAGTTAAAGTTCCACTAAAATAGATGGGAACAATCAATATGTTCTAGCTGCCTCATCCACCTCCCAAAAACTTTTTGcctctatttttctctccctttccccattttcttcattttgtatCCCAAACCTTtactttcctccttccttccttttctccgCTGTCACCTCCTCCTTGTCATCCcacctccctctgctctcctcccccAGGCAGAACAGGCCAGTCTGTCTCATGTCGTGGACCTTCTGTCCCTTATTCTGCTGACAGCCATCTGGGCCATGTGTCCTCGAGACAGCTTGGCACTGCTGGGACAGTGGGTACAGGACAAGCTTACACAGGTGTGACAGATTCACAAATGTTACCTATGTACTATGTATAATACTATTTCCTTGTTGCCACTCAATCGAAGACACATCAGAATTATCACACtttatacacatgcatacatgtttTCTGACAAGGCAACAACACAATTTTACTAGATGttattttaatcacattattgtacatttgtctgaagtctgaaaatgaaatgaccgGAACCGACTTGTACTTGCTAATTTTGCTAAGGGAATGTGTATGAATGTTAATGTAGCCTCCAGTGCAACCTCATACATACACTATTATCTCTCCCTCACAGCTGATGTTCAGCCGTCCCTACAGTCGGAAACTAGAGGCTGAGGCCGACAAAGTCGGATTGCAGTTGGCTGCTAAGGTATCATTATCCCCAGTGTGTTATTTTCTTAAAGCTCACTCTACTGATTTTAtacatgaagttcagtttacttgtcaGGAGGAGtgctactcagcctgtgaaatgTATGACATTCTTATAATCTCTTCTATGGCTCCTGAGGATCTTACCAAagtttttttattgcattttttaaatccaatgtattgtttatttaacaggaaCAATGCACAATACATTTATTGTTCCAGAAACAGTATACCTAAAAGGTCATTTTAATCTGCAGTCCCTTGGCGGAGGCCAGCAATGATGCGCAGGTTGAAGAAGTAAAAGATAACAGTCAGTTGTGGTGAATTAAAACCTTACACTTTGaaaaacagactaaataaaacattaataaatctgaaaaacaaaacaaaaaagatcatACAACAGAAAGACAATACTAGTTCCCAAGTAGAGAGCATAACctcattaaaaacagacagacagttaaaagatatttcaaaaatgtcagtctgttttcagtctgtttttgacCTACTGAGATCATCCTTACTCAGATTGAGctttacttaaaatttttaacatAAAGCCTACAAGTGGGCGTCTAATGAAATATGCTGTTGACTTGCATTATGAGAAATATAGGATATAGCATTTTTGGATATTGACCCTTACAAGGGATTTAAACTTTAACATTCTTAGTATTTATGACAGCACTTAAAATCATTGGGGCTTTTGGGGGGGGTCATGCCTAATGATTAACGACCTTTTTGATCTTTACAGTGTAATTAGTATTTTAACACTGCAGAATTACACTCCTCTAATGTCACTGCTCTAAAGCCCTGTAATCTGTCTGCAGAGCACTAGGGGGCACTGTTGTCCAACTAAACTAACCTTACATGATGGTTGAACAAGGACTTTCATCTTAGCACAAGAAAGAGGGATGCCacattgtgtctgtgtttctgattccgcggggtgtgtgtgtccttcttAGGCCTGTGCAGATGTGCGAGCGGGCCCCGTTTTCTGGCAGCAAATGGAAATCAGAGACCAGCTGACAGGGGAGGGCACGCTCCCCGAGTGGCTGTCCACACACCCGTCGCACAAGAACAGATTCACTCAGCTGGACTGTCTCATACCACAGGTACAGATGCACACAGTCATGATTCCTTGTTCATTTCGAATAACATCATGGCTTAAAACTAGCTATGAAGTGTCTTCTTTACCTCAGTTATTTAAGTAAACACATACCTGCAGTTCTGATCCAAGTATTTGTCTAAAAGACTTTTTGATCCCTGTGTAAAGAGAGAGCCCAAAATCCCGTCTGTTGTTTAGGAGAAACAGTGTAACCGTGGGAGCAGTTGGAAGGAGTCTTAATGGCACTAATAGAGCATCTGGAGAGATGTATATCCACCTGCAGACATGTGGAGGGGAgggcagagaggaaggagagacttggggaggagaggaaaagatgcAGGGTTTTaggaagacaggaaaaacattttgccaCACTGGGGCCTAGATATCTGCTAAACTACATTTCTTGGAGGCTTTGAAATGAGGACCTAAAAGGAAACAGCCCCACATTAGCAGCTCAATcgcacatgctcacacactgtGCCGGTGCTGTGGCGAGACAATCATTGGTATCTTAAGgctaaaaagaaagcaagaagcAGTTAAGACAGCAACTTCTACGAAAAAAGCGTCAGCAACAGCAGTCATTATATcttacatgtgcatgtgtgtttgtgtctgagggagagagagattaacAACCTGTCAGGCAGCAGCAAATTTAACCTTGTAATGATTGTGAGTTGGACTGTTGGTACACCGTCAGATGCTCCAAGCACGAAAGACGAACAGATGGGTAAACCGCTAATTGTCCATCAGGCGCCTGTGTCGCTGAGTGCGTGCATTTtctatgtgtgagtgtgtgttatatGTATTTGCCGATGCCCCATATCATATCCCTGTGTGGTAGATTGACCTCTAGCAGCAGTCGTTGCCAAGGCCAGGCTGTAGCCACAGGCAGCGAAGTGATAAAGACTGTTGTTTGGGGGACTCATTGGccagcattgtgtgtgtatgtgtgtgctgagaAAACTTTCTAGCTCTGCTATCTGCAGTACCCTCCTCACCCCCAATTCGTTCAATCCAGCATAGCGGCACATATGAGCCACTTAACAGTTGAGCTCAGTTGGGTGAAAGTGAGgcataatgtgatgtttttaacCTTGCGAGCGGTGACAGCATCAAGCTAGTTAACCCGACTCTTGTGAGGGCACTCCGCCTCCACTAGTGCACTCATCATCCTTGAGCAAAGCGCATTAAGTCCACTGGTAGCATGAGAGCGAGACCATGTTGAGTGTGAAACCGAGTACATGTATGTGTTCAGAGTCTTGTAAGTGATTCTAAGTGTGAGATTAATGAgttgggtgtgtgcatgtgtgtgtgggggtttgtgagacagacagaaataatggGTTGGGAATTGCTTGTGGTTCATGGCTACCAGCTCCCCTTATCCAAACTGTGTGGGATTGATTTAAAGTAGAGGAGCTACATCCTCTAACATTTTTAGGGATTATCTAAggatatttttagccatgctagcaacaGTCTGAGGTTCAGGtggtccactactttggtccacACTGAGATATATCTATTTTGGACGGGTTGaaattttttacagacattcacggtccccagaggatgaaccttactgagtttttaatttaacaaatatttaGATTTCTTACCAAATACTGGGAAAGCTAATGACTACCCCTTGATCCTGCGTTAAGTGcaaattagcaaacattagcaagctaacacactaaactaagatgtgtTAGCATTTAGCGCAAAGCATCGATGTGCACCTATTTTTAAAGTTGTTATATTTTATCTTGAATTTAAAGtgtagttttccttttttctttatactTACTGCTCTAATATAGTAAAAactatctgtgtgtctgttcttcattgtccctctctctctccttgttgCGCAGGCTCTGGAGTTGAGGGAAAGTTGCATCTGCCCTGCTCTACCTGCTACTGACCCTCGTGTTGTCTTCTCCAAGAGCGTCCAGGTGTTGCTAAAAAACGCCAAGAACCAGGGGAGAGGAGGGCCAGAAGGGGCAAGCAAGCCCCACCTGCCCCACAGCCACGCCTCACTCCCCACTGCCCTGCCTGCAGCTCTGCTTGCGCAAACTGCAGTTACTCCTTCCCCATATGTGGATCAAGAAAGCAAAGGTCCAGTCCCAGTTGTAGCATCAGAGACAGCTGTAGCGGCCCCTGTCCCAGCTCCAACTGAGGGTGACGGACCACATGATGGGGTGCAGATCACCAGCTGACAGGGGTGTTAAATCCTTCTACTTCTACAGTTCTCCACTGACGGAACTGGACTATTTACTACTGTCAAAAGACACtttatcatttacatttcagcGACTCTGAAATTGGTGCACAGGTGGTAAAGGCGTAAAGTTCCCATCCGCCATTGCAGAGATCCTTGTTGCTGCTCTCCAGCTTCCTACTGGTTGGTCAAGGTACCAGCACAATGGAGGATGGAgctgggggtggtggtgtgAAGAGAAGTGTCTGGGGTCTTTctaaattaagagaaaaatggtggaaaaaagtCACCGAAAATAAGcagaataagaaaacaaaatcagtgcCCCTCCTGACCTTTCCCTCTACTGCAGCATTCTGCTGACTGAACTGTACAGTGTTATCCATGCCTAGTGACTGAAAAGATGCCACAATAATTAGATAACCTCGAATGGGGAAATGCTGAATTAATAAGTAAAGCTTCCATACATTGCACGATTAATATGTGCATTATTCATTGACACACGGCAACAGACGAGAGTAatcactttgtgtgtgcatgttggaGGGTGTGTCCATCGCAGACAGAGGACTTCTACATTACATTCTCATTATGACTACTGCATTCTcatgccacacacacagcactttcTCTAGCCTGAGAGACTTAATGGTGTAAATCTATGCCATGTTGTTTGCCGGTTTTAAAACACAGCCTTCTACACAGGAATGCCAATATCCACTGTCCAGCTTGGAGAAATGTGTCATGGGATTTTGTAAAATCTTATTCAACAGGGCAAGATGACTGATtcttatttacagcagcagtgaagaggGAAGGGCAGTTATGCTTCATATCTTGGTAATcttttgtgtgtgctgaaacaaacacacttggTTATGTTGTGAAATCCAAAGCGTactactttgttttcatttgggaTAAATTATGTTATTTGTGTCATGCATTTTAGCTGCATTTTAGCTGCTGAGCCTGTATCTGCTGAGCCTGTATCAGCTTGCGAAACATCAGTCGAGTCTTACAGCGGCTGTGGAAGCTTCGTTTTACTGCAGACAGGGTAGGTCTATATTAGAGTCTGGGTCTGTATTAGAATAAGTGGCCAGTGATTGGTTTTGTGCTAAACAGTGCAATGGAAAGCCAAAATAATATTGGTTTTTGCATATCAATATCTGAGCAGAAATGTGCTCTGTTTGCAAGTGgcaggcaaaaaaataaaaccttgggatgaaaaaaagcattttccatTGTGAGTGCCTCTAAAATTCAAATGGATGACAGATGTACATTTATCAACAAGAGACATGAAAATTATGGAAACCCAatgttttatatactgtgtgtgtgtacgtgtgtgagagagtatgAGAAAATTATCATTCTGTATGAAATTGCATAAGAACATCAAAACACTTCTGTTGCCACACCAACCAATTAAGACAGTGGGTGAAGGATGAGTTTCTTCTGAAGTGTTTCAATGTGTATTTCTATGTGTCTGGTAGCAGCAGTTATAGCACTTACTCGTTGATGCCAGGCTCCTGGGGGAATGGGGAAATTCTTGGCTGGCCTCTCACGGCTGATCAGACAGATGTAAAGTCTGGAAAACTCATAGACAAGATTACACCAAACCGGTCGTGATCAGATAAAAGCCACTAGAATTCCCAACAGTCAACCTCATCACAGTGCTTTTGTAATATCCTCCAACTGTTACAAGTTCTTGCTTGTTGAATACAAGATCAATCTTGTGGTATCTCTGTGTATTAAAGAGCATCAGAGCAACATCCAAGTAATTTTTAGAGCAGGGACCTCCTTACCTTCTGCTTCAGGAGAAAAGGGTAAACCAAAACTAAGATATCTTGAGGTGTTCCTCCTCCTGGTGACACAGCTTTGACCTTTTCAGGATTTTTGGATGCACAACTGCCATTCATTCGAATGGAGGCTTCTCGTTTCCTGGCCGCATTGTTGTGTGCATGCTGAAGCATCTGGATGCTGCTCCCTCACCACTCAGAGAGAAATTGGAACATGAGCAGGCAACAGATGACACACTCGCACCCAGGGGTAATTGTAATGAGCGtgatacaatacacacacactgcgctGAGTAATTGTAGCCTACTGCTAGAGACTAAACAATACTGCAACAGAGGGCTTAatcaaggaaaacaaagagacaggaGTCAGATGGATTGAAaggacagaaatataaaatagacaaaGTGGAACCATGGGGATTGACAGGAGTAAAGAAAAGATTTCATTTCAAGTATGTGATAGAGCATTCTTTTGgtatgatttacatttaaatcaaacatttgatttttacatattttaagtCAAATGCTGGATGGGAAATGCTGAGTCCCATTTAGTGGGGTTTCTCTGTTCACATACAGTGCGTAGCCTTAGGCAGATAAGATCTGTTACACGAACTGAGATAGAAATCAGATGTCTACTCTATGTCTGTAAATTCACCTCAAGTctcagtttattttgtgtttgtatattcCTCCGCCCACTAGAGACATCAGACTGCTTCTGAGACCTTCAACAAACCGCTCGCAGGTATTTCAAGATATTGACAAGCGGAGCAGCGTTGAAAAGTAGAACAAGGAGCAGTAAAGGCAGCACACCCACAACAGAAGAAGCAGAATACAGTACACAATAGACGGCAAACTCAAGATGCTGTTTCTCCAACAAAAACTCTCCCAGAGAGAGTTGGGGCAGTGAGAGAGCAGCCTAACACATCTGCTGTGTAGGTGGCTGAATGATGTCCCAGAATGCAGTCTGGCTGCCCTTTGACCTCCCTGTGGAGTGTTACTCGAAGTGGCTCATCCTCAGTTCCATTTCTTAGATCCacctcagcacacacacagctgccgCGTGTAGAGGGAATACGGTgatggaaatgtgtttgtggttgtggtAAAAGTTTCTGTGTCCTTCCGCTGTGCATTAATTATAAATGTGGCATGTGGGTGTCTGATTGGAATGaatattttactgcttttaatCACTGCCATTGCCAGAGTGATGGAGCATCTGGCTGAGTTACCTGGGTAATTAAAGgttctgtctcacacacacaaacacacccacccacccatgcAAGTCTCAGAGGTTGTGTCTGCAGTATGAGACAGAAATACTCCAGAGGCTTACTAATGAGTCAGAATTAGATTTAGAATGTTTTAAAGCATCGGGgcccacagaaaaaaaacaaaaccattgcTCATTCTTTTTGCTTTGGTCTAATGCTCTTTGATCGGCAAAAAGAGGCCAGGGGACAATTGAAATCCTCCTTTAGGTCATCTGACCTGAGTGATGGGCAGAGAATAACCTCAGCAATATTAGTAGCTATTTTTAAGTGATGAATACACTTGCTGTTGTTAAATCAGACGGAATATTCTTTGTGTCTCTTATCATGTGCAGACATGAGTCTTCATGAAAAATATAGactgtttatatatttacaacCTGAAACTGTAAGATCCATCTTCAATCTCCTTTCTGGATGAAAAGCTTTCATTCAGCTGttgatgaacaaaaaacaacacactctCTGGTCAGTCTCCATTgacttaaattaatttatttattctgggCCCAGGAAACAGACTCTACACATGAGAAGCATAATAGAATCTACTAAACACACCAGCCTATTATACCAACCTGCAATGAGGACAAGGTCATAGTTAATCTCTTCTCAGAACAAAAAAATTCCagtaagaacattttaaaaccagtttATCTCAGACGCTGAGACATTACAATCTTCAAAACTGGACAGTCGGGCATCACAAGTTACAGTGACCTCTTGAGTTATTACAAAAGTCAGTTTAACAGCAATTCAGCAGTTATTCATACACAGCTGAGTATATCTACCAAAGCTGTCTAGGAGCAATTTTTGCATTTAACTACACAGTTTCACTTTGTCACTTCCTGTGCATCTCCCCCAACTGAACATACCTGGcaccaaattttatttttagcaaatAGGGCAAAACTGTGGTGGTTGTTCTCCTCTGGTGCAGCCTAGTGTGTGATCTAAGTAGGTTGATAACACAATGCAGATTTAATGTCAGCTAATGTTGTAGCTAATGTCTGCATTAGTCATACAGCAGGCCTACTTACTGTACAGTGCTAGTCTGAGATAATCATTCTTCACTCATTAAAGCTTAAAGTTTTCATTACAGAGAGTTCAGAAATTAACACAACCATGGATGGAAATTGACCTCCACTTTCTAGTTAAAAAACCAATTATAATATAattcatttggcattttttttttcatggtttttggTCTATGGTTTTCCTGGgagctgagctgctgttttGTGAACCACAGTGGAGACTAGTCTGGCGTGGGGTCATCGAGGCTATCTAGGTATTCTCTTTCAGTACACAATACAGGTCTGCCTCTAATGGCTCCTCATGTCCTCTCTGTTTGCCTTATCATCTTGatctgtgctttgtgtgtgtgtgtgtgtgtgttcatggttgAACTGGTAGAGGTTTTTATAGTCTGGCTGCTCTGATGCTATTAGAGATTAGGATGTTAACACAGTCCCTCATCTGACTGCATCGATCCTGACCCTCGCTGTGGAATCACATTAATACTAACAACGTCAGGTACAAACTTCGTAGCTCCCtttacccctctctctctttttacatctgcttctctgtcagtgttgatttaaatctgaaaaaccAGCTTTCTTCCTGGTCTTTCAACAAGGAGGGGGTGCAGTGTAATGAGGGGAACGAGCTAAGGAAGACTGCAGAAGCAGAGGGGGACTAGAGGATGTGgaaatgagatgagatgaaatgGGTTAAATCAGTCTTCCTCAGGTGCTTTGACACCAGTAGCTTTCAGTGTTTGAGTGCATGCATCACGTTAAAACTCAGGGTAAGTGTATTAAGATAGTGAGCAAGTTTTATGGGCCTATGGGTAAAATGAACAGCACGCAACAGTATAGTTTCCTCAAGGACAGTTGGTGACAAAGTGGGATTAAGAGCATGTAGATGGTAAAGACAAACCACTTCACAATTTGTTTAAAAGCCTTTCAGAACATTTGGGTGGCCGCCCATGAGTTGAGAAATTTGTGGTccggacaaaacaaaaatcagcagACCTGTTTTATTCCCTCATCTCTGTGTCCATCAGTGCAGCAGTGCAAGGCATTcttcctcccacctcctctgtGATCCCTGGGAATCCATCAAGACG
This genomic interval from Xiphias gladius isolate SHS-SW01 ecotype Sanya breed wild chromosome 6, ASM1685928v1, whole genome shotgun sequence contains the following:
- the oma1 gene encoding metalloendopeptidase OMA1, mitochondrial, whose product is MVLLSLHLLRSSRFCWLSPHLARNVQVYKPAGYPLKKAHSVSSQISCQRATNSFHFRATQTGPPLLFCGNGPTVCFQISPKTTSPLHSGPVQTPCRHQLHHFHTSAPLRALPAPLIWMVLKPLQKLMAIILGRSIRKWWVALPVNRRQLMREWAWQRRWHMAVGAGVAMVIAAVLLLTHLDESPVTGRTRLLVFSRENYMELAALTSEAYMEEFAELLVPVTDPRHKVVERVVQHLAQRNKDIPEVSDVTWSVHVVQSPNVNAFVLPNGKVFMFTGMLDAVADIHQLTIVLGHEMAHALLGHSAEQASLSHVVDLLSLILLTAIWAMCPRDSLALLGQWVQDKLTQLMFSRPYSRKLEAEADKVGLQLAAKACADVRAGPVFWQQMEIRDQLTGEGTLPEWLSTHPSHKNRFTQLDCLIPQALELRESCICPALPATDPRVVFSKSVQVLLKNAKNQGRGGPEGASKPHLPHSHASLPTALPAALLAQTAVTPSPYVDQESKGPVPVVASETAVAAPVPAPTEGDGPHDGVQITS